From Falco cherrug isolate bFalChe1 chromosome 4, bFalChe1.pri, whole genome shotgun sequence, one genomic window encodes:
- the PP2D1 gene encoding LOW QUALITY PROTEIN: protein phosphatase 2C-like domain-containing protein 1 (The sequence of the model RefSeq protein was modified relative to this genomic sequence to represent the inferred CDS: inserted 19 bases in 13 codons; deleted 4 bases in 3 codons; substituted 5 bases at 5 genomic stop codons) gives MNRYRKADEKFSYLQFNSVKAQGYALNHKEETTDYSLARDEEDHLEKVTIAPENNDSKHISLFCSACQQTIYPYHLLYHKKPQTTKPLALLGFDSPXKTDNEALLAQRQKLISKLTKTPEYSETHRXDYSNEFLMDNRTPTSYHHFANTNSPSMYKXNNSLIKALPIXQDKNSTWQGDMEDXFIVHDNYGNRSDLCFLRLVDGSHGVTTAGTVAVELLLLFLGQLXQMDSSYKNSKDEQEILDSFATVIXADYSKKEKIFSDKPGNDETNKTDTYEWIHKAYSKPFRRKNRLLXLGSNKVSEVHWSDCSAVTCLVERIPSKMTDGTEEEERKHSENTTHSPSAWTAKSAAALLHIANIGINAHAVLSKNRNSHGFSKEHSTSNVSKRKIRLQNAGDISTNKPDWLAEGHLRTARDLGHXGDPLLKRSVTPVPHTVPVPINDTCQFLXLASHGLWEVLDYNEVLALTLTTITRYFRMYECAQQNRTSPSKCQYLTPLTEDNLNDPKAINDRQDRIETLYSSKDIFLADLKGNLKQNKPKCSRRNYLQSEDGVPKETDGHKNQADPELSLFSNNEVNRERNXQSNSSRQGGSEEVKQLEDRKVXLCNNFQPWSQTAEQEERDTDTFCVXGPSRTHKQLXENVLAIGSEHMRQPQRILEHALPXDSGQXLAEKMDSKIFCDKPASYTGQELLKIGSPVNSKPPLQVEEDTKMYPANCESRTAGXRQGHSGALYNNSASYISEHLEKTALPAGSRDNITXLVILLNRCSKKPYYLNI, from the exons AGATGAGGAAGATCACCTGGAGAAAGTCACAATTGCACCCGAGAACAATGATTCCAAGCATATTTCGCTT TTTTGCTCTGCATGTCAACAAACAATATATCCATACCACTTACTTTatcacaaaaaaccccaaaccacaaagcccctggctttgctgggctTCGATAGCC CAAAGACTGACAATGAAGCACTTTTGGCTCAGAGACAGAAACTAATTTCAAAGTTGACCAAGACTCCTGAATATTCCGAGACACACA TAGATTATTCAAATGAATTCCTTATGGATAATCGCACTCCTACATCATATCATCATTTTGCTAATACTAACAGTCCTAGTATGTACa taaataattctttaatAAAAGCATTACCAA TCCAAGATAAAAATTCCACGTGGCAAGGAGACATGGAAGA ATTTATTGTGCATGACAACTACGGAAATAGGTCAGATCTGTGCTTTCTGCGGTTAGTTGATGGCTCTCATGGTGTGACAACTGCAGGAACAGTTGCAGTAGAGCTTCTCCTTCTATTTCTTGGCCAGC CTCAAATGGATTCCTCCTACAAAAACAGTAAGGATGAACAGGAAATTCTAGATTCTTTTGCCACAGTAATCTAGGCAGATTACAGCAAAAAAGAGAAGATTTTCTCAGATAAACCAGGCAATGATGAGACTAACAAGACTGATACTTACGAATGGATTCACAAAGCATATTCCAAGCCCTTCCGGAGAAAGAATAGACTTTTATGACTGGGAAGCAATAAAGTTTCTGAAGTTCACTGGAGTGATTGTTCAGCAGTTACCTGTTTGGTGGAAAGAATCCCCAGCAAAATGACAGATGGcactgaggaagaagagagaaaacattctgaaaacaCCACACACAGTCCATCAGCCTGGACAGCcaaaagtgctgctgctttactgCACATTGCTAATATAGGTAT TAATGCACATGCAGTCTTaagtaaaaacagaaacagtcaTGGCTTCTCAAAAGAGCACAGCACTTCTAATGtaagcaagagaaaaatcagacttCAGAATGCTGGAGACATCAGCACTAATAAACCAGACTGGTTAGCAGAGGGGCAC CTGAGAACTGCAAGGGATCTTGGACA CGGAGATCCACTGCTGAAAAGATCCGTTACACCTGTACCTCATACTGTACCTGTTCCCATCAATGACACTTGCCAGTTTC TTTTAGCTTCTCATGGGCTTTGGGAGGTTTTGGATTACAATGAAGTACTTGCATTAACTCTAACAACAATCACTCGTTATTTTAGAATGTATGAATGTGCCCAACAAAACAGGACTTCTCCGTCTAAGTGTCAGTATTTGACGCCCCTCACTGAAGACAACTTAAATGACCCAAAGGCTATTAATGATCGGCAAGATAGAATAGAGACACTGTATTCcagtaaagacatttttctggcTGACTTGAAAGGcaacctgaaacaaaacaagccaaaatGTTCTAGGAGGAACTATTTGCAAAGTGAAGATGGAGTTCCTAAGGAAACCGATGGCCACAAAAATCAAGCTGATCCAGAACTGTCTCTTTTCAGTAACAACGAAGtaaacagagagagaaa acaGTCCAATTCTAGCAGACAAGGTGGCTCTGAAGAAGTGAAACAGCTTGAGGACAGAAAAGT TCTATGCAACAATTTTCAGCCATGGTCACAGACTGCAGAGCAAGAAGAAAGAGACACTGACACTTTCTGTGT AGGTCCAAGTCGCACCCATAAACAGCTGTAAGAGAATGTACTGGCAATAGGGTCTGAACACATGAGACAGCCCCAAAGGATCCTGGAGCACGCCCTTCCG TAGGACTCAGGTCAGTAACTGGCAGAAAAAATGGACTCCAAGATATTTTGTGACAAACCTGCAAGTTACACTGGTCAAGAACTGCTAAAGATTGGATCCCCAGTGAATTCTAAACCACCACTACAGGTCGAGGAGGACACAAAAATGTACCCGGCCAACTGCGAATCACGaactgcagg gaggcagggtcACTCCGGGGCCCTCTACAACAACAGCGCAAGCTACATTAGTGAACACCTGGAAAAGACTGCATTACCTGCAGGTTCAAGAGACAATATTA ATTTGGTTATACTCCTGAACAGATGCAGTAAGAAACCCTATTACCTCAACATTTAA
- the RAB5A gene encoding ras-related protein Rab-5A: MANRGATRPNGPNAGNKICQFKLVLLGESAVGKSSLVLRFVKGQFHEFQESTIGAAFLTQTVCLDDTTVKFEIWDTAGQERYHSLAPMYYRGAQAAIVVYDITNEESFARAKNWVKELQRQASPNIVIALAGNKADLANKRAVDFQEAQAYADDNSLLFMETSAKTSMNVNEIFMAIAKKLPKNEPQNAGANSARGRGVDLTEPTQPPKSQCCSN, from the exons ATGGCTAATCGAGGAGCAACAAGACCCAATGGGCCaaatgctggaaataaaatttgcCAGTTCAAGCTAGTACTATTAGGAGAGTCTGCAGTTGGCAAATCAAGTTTGGTGCTTCGTTTTGTAAAAGGACAATTTCATGAGTTTCAAGAAAGTACGATTGGAG CTGCTTTTCTAACCCAGACTGTGTGTCTTGACGATACAACagtaaaatttgaaatttgGGATACAGCTGGGCAAGAGCGGTACCACAGTTTAGCACCCATGTACTACAGAGGAGCACAAGCAGCTATAGTGGTATACGACATTACAAATGAG GAGTCCTTTGCCAGAGCGAAAAACTGGGTCAAAGAACTTCAGCGACAAGCAAGTCCTAACATTGTAATAGCTTTAGCAGGAAACAAAGCTGATCTAGCTAACAAGAGAGCTGTGGATTTTCAG GAAGCACAGGCTTATGCAGATGATAACAGCTTATTGTTCATGGAGACATCTGCCAAAACATCTATGAACGTAAATGAAATATTCATGGCAATTG caaaaaaattGCCCAAGAATGAACCGCAGAATGCAGGAGCCAACTCTGCCAGAGGAAGAGGAGTAGACCTTACTGAACCCACACAACCACCCAAGAGTCAATGCTGTagtaactaa